TCTTCCACATTCGAGACCGGAACAAGTTTAGCCCGACCAATTCCCAAATTCAGAACCATAGTCAAGTTTCCTGCACGGACTTTTTTATCGCGACTCATTGCTTCAACATATTGCTTCAGATCAAAAATCGGTACCTTAATCGGAAGATTAAATCTGCGAAGCAGTTCCTCTATCCTTCGGGTGGCCCCCCCGTCTGACAAACCCAGGTTTTGGGAAATTTTACTAGCGACGATCATGCCACAAGCTACAGCTTCACCATGTCTCCATTCACCATATCCACAAAGTGCCTCAATGGCGTGTCCGAAGGTATGTCCATAATTCAGAAGAGCTCTGATCGAGCCCTCACGCTCGTCAATTTCTACAATATCCGCCTTTATTTGGCAAGATCTCTTTACCGCATGAAGCAACGCTTCAGAGTCTAGTCGAAGTAATTTATCAACATTATTTTCCAACCATGCAAAAAAGTTCGCATCATAAATGACTCCGTATTTTATAATTTCAGCGATACCTGCCCTGATCTCTCGCGGGTCGAGCGTTTGAAGCGTCATGATGTCGATCAAAACCAGTTTTGGCTGGTAAAAAGCACCTATTAAATTTTTCCCCAGACGATGATTAACACCTGTCTTCCCCCCGACGGAACTATCCACCTGAGAAAGAATCGTCGTAGGGACCTGAACAAAAGGGATTCCTCTTAAAAAAGACGCTGCGGCATAACCAGCCATATCACCGACGACACCACCACCAAGTGCAAGGATTCCACAACCACGGTCAAATCCACCTTCGATCAATTGATCATAAATTGATTCTAGAGTGGAAAGACTTTTAAATTGCTCTCCATCAGGGACAACTATAAAATGACATTCATATCCGGAAGTGACAAGAGAGGCCTTGATTTGATTCCCATATAAAGGGAAGACACGATCATTCGTAATAATGGCCAGCTTAGAGGGGAATTTTTTAGATTTAAGTTCTTCTCCAACTTGTGAAAGAATATTCTCACCAAAATGAATAGAGTAACTCCTTTCAAGAAGACCTACCTGAATCAAATCATGAATATCTGACATCTCTAAATTCTCTTAATATTTAAATTAAAAAAGGGCAGGATCACCCTGCCCTTTTTTGCCCTTATCAAGTTCTATGTATCAATTATTATCTAAAATATGTGGAGTAATAAAAATCATAAGCTCAGCCTTCGTATCAGTAACCTTGGTGGATTTAAATAAATGCCCAAGCCAGGGGATATGCATTAAAAATGGCGTTCCGTTTTCGGACTCTGATTTATTATTAATAAATATCCCACCAATAACAGTTGTTTCGCCATCCATAACTAAAACCTTAGTTTGTGCCTTTTTGGTGTCAATACTCGGAGCAGAGGCTCCCGCAGTAATGGAAGGAGAATCGTTTGTAGCAAGAATCTCAAGTATGACACTATTATCAGGGTTGATTACAGGTTTCACAGTCAACTTTAATTCTGCGGCAATAAATTCTGTTTTGGGGCCATCGGCGCCAGATGTCTGGTACGGGATTGTCGTCCCCTGGGAAATTGTTGCTTCCTCACCGTTCAAAGTTGTTACTCTCGGAGTGGAAACAACCTTAGCGTTACCATTGGACTCAAGTGCTGAAATTCTCAGGTCAAGGACGGTCTGGTCAATGCCAATTCGACCGAAGGTCATGCCAGCCCCTAGCCCAGCCTCAGTAGAGGCCAGCCCCCCAACAGGCAGGCCTACCGTAAAATCACCGCCGACACCCAATTGACCTTTACCATAATACTGGGAACCATCAGCTTTATCGGCATAACGATCTACCCCCCAATTCACCCCAAGATCCCGACTGTAATTGGAGTTAACCTCTACAATACGTGCTTCAATCATAACTTGTCGTTCAGGTGTATCCAGAATTTTAATTAACTCTCGAATCTTGTTAATTCGCGCAGGAACGTCATTAACAATCAGCAACTTATTCCGGGAATCTTCGGTAATACTGCCTCTATCACTCAACAGCTTTTTCGCTGGCCCAGAAACAGCTCCAAGTGTGGCGTAACTTACCGTTATAACCTCAGTGACGGTTGGCTCAAGCTTCTCTTGAGACTTGACAGCTGTCAATTCAGCCTCTTTCATACTCCTGATAGCATCTTTTGGCATGACACGAACAACGTTACCTTCTTGAATCATCCCAAGGTTAGTAATATCAAGCACCAGAGCAAGTGCCTGGTCCCAGGGCACGTCAGTCAGGCGCAAGGTCACCTCACCCTTTATTTGATCGGACGCTATAATATTCAGGTTACTCACCTCAGCGATTAGTTGCAGAACATTGCGCACGCTGATGTTATCAAAAACGAGGGAAATTTTTTCCCCTTTGAATTCTTTATCAGTGCCTTTTTCAGGGACTACCTTCTCTATAGGCGAAGCGGAAGTTAACTGACCGGGTTTCGCCGCATCATCTTCCTTAACTACTAATGGGGCCGACTTGGAACCTGATGGTTCTGAGTTTTCAGCCACAACGGCAGATTCGACTGCAGTCCCTTTGGTCTTAGGTCGCACTGTTTTATCAACCGGGACTGGAACAATTTCCCCATCAACGGGCTTAGCTTCAGCAAATCGGCCATCAGTAACTTTAAGGACGACACCATCCTTCAGAGCCACCAACTCATAAGGGGCATTTCCCTTAAGCTGAACAACAAAGCGTATATCAGAGGACTTACCATTATCGATAAGATAGGGAGTTATTGACTGCACCGCAGTAGGAAATGCCATCGAGGTATAAACGCGTCGGAGTGACCTGGAGATAGCAGTATTTTTAAGCCCAAATTTAAGGATGCTTCCCTCTTTAACAATGGGGTCAATGTTAACCGGCCCGTCTACGCTGATGTGATATTCTGAGACACCTTTACTTGCAGTAAACTTAATCGAAGATACTGAGGATTCTTCAGGCACGGTCGATAGAGATTGTACAGCAGGGGCCGCGGGCTGTGACCAGGAGACATCAACAGTATTTTCGACTCTATTGACTGAAAATTTAGGTAATTGAACATCAGATGATGAGTCAAAAACAAAACGCAGCTTGTCAGCATAGGGGCCTATTCGTAGCTTGGAAAAGCCGCCGGTCAAGGAGTAATCCCTTTTGCTTTCAGCAGGGGTAACACCAAAAATATCCAACACAAGACGCTTGGGGTTATCAAGGGTGAAATACCTGAGCCGTTCTATCCCTGCAGAGGCCGATATGGCGACTTGATTCCCCTGTTGATGGATCGTGACCTGGCTACCGGCCACATTGGTCGTAGCCACATTGGTCGTAGCCAGTTTGTCGGCAGCCAGTTTGTCGGCGGCCAGTTTGTCGGCGGCCAGTTTGTCGGCGGCCAGTTTGTCGGCGGCCAGTTTGTCGGCGGCCAGTTTGTCGGCGGCCAGTTTGTCGGCAGCCAGTTTGTCAGCAGCCAGTTTGTCGGCAGCCAGCTTGTCGGCAGCCAGTTTGTCGGCAGCCAGTTTGTCGGCAGCCAGTTTGTCAGCAGCCAGTTTGTCAGCAGCCAGTTTGTCAGCGGCCAGTTTGTCAGCAGCCAGTTTGTCGGCAGCCAGTTTGTCAGCAGCCAGTTTTTCAGCAGCCAGTTTGTCAGCGGCCAGTTTGTCAGCA
Above is a genomic segment from Geopsychrobacter electrodiphilus DSM 16401 containing:
- the pilQ gene encoding type IV pilus secretin PilQ, whose translation is MATTNVAGSQVTIHQQGNQVAISASAGIERLRYFTLDNPKRLVLDIFGVTPAESKRDYSLTGGFSKLRIGPYADKLRFVFDSSSDVQLPKFSVNRVENTVDVSWSQPAAPAVQSLSTVPEESSVSSIKFTASKGVSEYHISVDGPVNIDPIVKEGSILKFGLKNTAISRSLRRVYTSMAFPTAVQSITPYLIDNGKSSDIRFVVQLKGNAPYELVALKDGVVLKVTDGRFAEAKPVDGEIVPVPVDKTVRPKTKGTAVESAVVAENSEPSGSKSAPLVVKEDDAAKPGQLTSASPIEKVVPEKGTDKEFKGEKISLVFDNISVRNVLQLIAEVSNLNIIASDQIKGEVTLRLTDVPWDQALALVLDITNLGMIQEGNVVRVMPKDAIRSMKEAELTAVKSQEKLEPTVTEVITVSYATLGAVSGPAKKLLSDRGSITEDSRNKLLIVNDVPARINKIRELIKILDTPERQVMIEARIVEVNSNYSRDLGVNWGVDRYADKADGSQYYGKGQLGVGGDFTVGLPVGGLASTEAGLGAGMTFGRIGIDQTVLDLRISALESNGNAKVVSTPRVTTLNGEEATISQGTTIPYQTSGADGPKTEFIAAELKLTVKPVINPDNSVILEILATNDSPSITAGASAPSIDTKKAQTKVLVMDGETTVIGGIFINNKSESENGTPFLMHIPWLGHLFKSTKVTDTKAELMIFITPHILDNN
- a CDS encoding pentapeptide repeat-containing protein; translated protein: MTWLPATLVVATLVVASLSAASLSAASLSAASLSAASLSAASLSAASLSAASLSAASLSAASLSAASLSAASLSAASLSAASLSAASLSAASLSAASLSAASLSAASLSAASFSAASLSAASLSADCLSAATLGDLVVGNVSAISLSEKLTL
- the aroB gene encoding 3-dehydroquinate synthase, whose amino-acid sequence is MSDIHDLIQVGLLERSYSIHFGENILSQVGEELKSKKFPSKLAIITNDRVFPLYGNQIKASLVTSGYECHFIVVPDGEQFKSLSTLESIYDQLIEGGFDRGCGILALGGGVVGDMAGYAAASFLRGIPFVQVPTTILSQVDSSVGGKTGVNHRLGKNLIGAFYQPKLVLIDIMTLQTLDPREIRAGIAEIIKYGVIYDANFFAWLENNVDKLLRLDSEALLHAVKRSCQIKADIVEIDEREGSIRALLNYGHTFGHAIEALCGYGEWRHGEAVACGMIVASKISQNLGLSDGGATRRIEELLRRFNLPIKVPIFDLKQYVEAMSRDKKVRAGNLTMVLNLGIGRAKLVPVSNVEDIFRTALPELEA